One Setaria italica strain Yugu1 chromosome I, Setaria_italica_v2.0, whole genome shotgun sequence DNA window includes the following coding sequences:
- the LOC101754773 gene encoding uncharacterized protein LOC101754773 has protein sequence MLEKIGLPPKPSMRGASWVVDASHCQGCSVQFSLFTRKHHCQRCGGLFCSSCTQQRMVLRGQGDSPVRICDPCKKLEEAARYELRYGHKNRARAITKEASKPEDEILSEILGGDGVQTKYSRKESLDSEFPGRTASSASASSSSSSSRRTSTNFSVDANGDDNLSPEAHNYELNNTASIFTPEELRQQAVEEKKRYKTLKSEGKPEEALRAFKHGKELERQAAALELELRKSRRMATKTPNVVAAVGSAPTADSSEEAETKRSSAGKRVKKENDLASELRELGWSDADLRDETKTAPMSVEGELSQLLREVAPKSSEGKKSGGIDKSQVNALKRQALLLKREGRLAEAKEELKKAKILEKQLEEQEILGEAEDSDDDLAAIIRNMDDDKHDDILMDDTKFPALNFEQILGASNDLAIDGHFDVTDDDMNDPDMAAALQSFGWSEDDDKQLENHEPVSSSNQVAIKEQVLALKREAVANRRSGNVAEAMSLLKKAKLLEKDLETEGPDSKFPSPEGQKTTNAEDITFAGSNARPVSAPKSKLAIQRELLALKKKALTLRREGKVDESEEELKKGSVLEKQLEELENSSKPPVAKETRSFASNPPYKVEPPNLNLADEGFEPEVTDNDMQDPALLSVLKNMGWEDVDTDSVKRTDKPLISSHVVPQKSSKTKGQLQKELLGIKRKALALRREGKNIEAEEELEKAKVLEQQLAEIEESSNLTASQQGVTTAGHQITENKYDVQHIPSVDATAPTSSVRKAMKGDDILPVLASEPIKSVDTLGGSPSKPQIETVVSKQGHASKESSGGTSSALPQPAFTDPLGSEKGSQSPSEVLDHKEPQKTHGDDTLKAEILLHKRKAVAFKREGKMAEAREELKLAKLLEKRLEGAQQESVDVGDESTTAVQQSSMVQQLASSSNHTDAVASAPPARASMSMQPKKAMSSRDRLKIQRESLAHKRNALKLRREGKTAEADAEFELAKELESQLEESDNQGSSSGGEPNDAVVENLLDPQIMSALKSIGWSDMDLSMQSSSSQPLKPAQSSMAQPPKKLEAKKAAAATSKPQSERSQLEEEIKAEKLKALNLKREGKQAEALEALRSAKRLEKKLASLG, from the exons ATGTTGGAGAAGATCGGGTTGCCGCCGAAGCCGTCAATGCGAGGCGCCAGCTGGGTGGTGGATGCATCCCACTGCCAGGGTTGTTCTGTCCAGTTCTCCTTGTTCACTAGGAAG caccatTGCCAAAGATGTGGGGGCTTGTTCTGCAGCAGCTGCACCCAGCAGAGGATGGTTTTACGTGGACAGGGTGACTCACCTGTTAGAATCTGTGATCCTTGCAAAAAGCTTGAGGAAGCAGCACGCTATGAGTTGAGATATGGACACAAAAACAGAGCaagag CTATAACTAAAGAAGCTTCAAAACCAGAGGATGAAATTCTAAGTGAAATTCTTGGAGGCGATGGAGTGCAGACCAAGTATTCTCGCAAGGAATCTCTGGATTCTGAATTTCCTGGGAGAACCGCAAGCAGCGCCAGTGCCTCCAGTTCCAGTTCCAGTTCCAGAAGAACTTCTACTAATTTCAGTGTGGATGCAAATGGAGATGATAACCTTTCTCCTGAAGCACACAATTATGAACTCAACAACACTGCATCTATTTTTACCCCAGAGGAGTTGCGCCAACAAGCTGTTGAAGAGAAGAAAAGGTACAAAACTCTGAAATCAGAAGGTAAACCAGAGGAAGCACTGCGGGCTTTCAAGCATGGTAAAGAACTTGAGAGGCAAGCTGCAGCGCTGGAATTAGAATTGAGAAAGAGCAGGAGAATGGCTACAAAAACTCCTAATGTAGTAGCTGCTGTGGGTAGTGCCCCGACAGCTGATAGTTCTGAAGAGGCTGAAACAAAAAGGTCATCAGCTGGTAAAAGGGTTAAGAAAGAAAATGATCTTGCTTCGGAGCTCAGAGAACTAGGCTGGTCAGATGCAGACCTTCGTGATGAAACAAAGACAGCCCCTATGAGTGTGGAAGGAGAACTGTCGCAGCTTCTTAGAGAGGTGGCCCCTAAATCATCGGAGGGCAAGAAATCTGGTGGTATCGATAAATCTCAGGTTAATGCTCTGAAGAGGCAAGCCTTACTGCTGAAGCGGGAGGGTAGACTTGCTGAGGCAAAGGAAGAGTTGAAGAAGGCTAAGATTTTGGAAAAACAACTAGAGGAACAGGAGATTCTGGGTGAAGCAGAAGACTCTGATGATGATTTGGCTGCAATTATTCGGAACATGGATGATGATAAGCATGATGACATATTGATGGACGATACAAAATTCCCTGCTTTAAATTTTGAACAAATTCTGGGTGCCTCTAATGATCTTGCCATTGATGGCCACTTTGATGTTACGGATGATGACATGAATGACCCAGATATGGCTGCTGCCCTACAATCATTTGGCTGGAGTGAGGACGATGACAAACAGTTGGAAAACCATGAACCTGTTTCTTCTTCAAATCAAGTGGCAATAAAGGAGCAAGTGCTTGCTCTGAAAAGAGAGGCTGTCGCAAACAGAAGGTCTGGTAATGTTGCAGAAGCCATGTCATTGCTTAAAAAGGCAAAGCTACTTGAGAAGGATCTTGAAACTGAAGGGCCAGACTCAAAGTTTCCTTCTCCAGAAGGACAGAAAACTACAAATGCAGAAGATATTACTTTTGCTGGGTCAAATGCCCGACCTGTATCAGCACCAAAAAGTAAGCTAGCAATTCAGAGAGAACTGTTGGCTCTGAAAAAGAAGGCACTAACTTtgaggagggaagggaaggTGGATGAGTCTGAGGAAGAGCTGAAGAAAGGTAGTGTTCTTGAGAAGCAGCTTGAAGAGCTTGAGAATTCTTCCAAACCACCTGTAGCCAAGGAAACCAGGAGCTTTGCATCTAATCCTCCATACAAGGTTGAACCCCCAAATCTCAATCTTGCTGATGAAGGATTTGAACCTGAGGTTACAGACAATGACATGCAGGATCCAGCATTGCTATCCGTGCTGAAAAATATGGGATGGGAAGATGTTGATACTGATTCTGTGAAAAGAACTGACAAACCATTAATTTCTTCACATGTAGTTCCTCAGAAGTCATCGAAAACTAAGGGTCAGCTTCAGAAGGAACTACTTGGTATAAAAAGGAAGGCTCTTGCACTCAGACGGGAAGGGAAAAACATTGAAGCTGAGGAGGAACTCGAGAAGGCGAAGGTCTTGGAGCAGCAATTGGCAGAGATTGAAGAATCAAGTAACTTGACTGCTAGTCAACAAGGTGTTACTACCGCTGGGCATCAGATTACAGAAAATAAATATGATGTTCAGCATATCCCTAGTGTTGATGCAACTGCACCCACATCTTCAGTAAGAAAAGCAATGAAGGGGGATGATATCTTGCCAGTGCTTGCATCTGAACCTATTAAGTCAGTGGATACTCTAGGTGGTTCTCCAAGTAAACCGCAAATCGAGACAGTCGTTTCTAAACAAGGTCATGCCTCAAAAGAAAGTAGTGGTGGAACGTCTTCAGCCTTGCCACAACCAGCTTTTACTGATCCCTTAGGATCTGAAAAAGGGTCACAATCACCTTCTGAAGTACTTGATCATAAAGAGCCTCAGAAAACACATGGAGATGATACTCTTAAAGCTGAGATCTTACTTCATAAGAGAAAAGCAGTTGCCTTTAAGAGAGAAGGGAAGATGGCAGAAGCTAGAGAAGAATTGAAACTGGCAAAACTCTTAGAAAAACGCCTTGAGGGTGCTCAACAAGAAAGTGTGGATGTTGGTGATGAATCCACAACTGCTGTGCAACAGAGCAGCATGGTCCAACAACTGGCTAGCTCCAGCAACCACACTGACGCTGTGGCATCTGCGCCTCCTGCACGAGCGAGCATGTCGATGCAACCTAAGAAAGCAATGTCCAGCCGAGACCGTCTCAAAATCCAACGTGAATCCCTTGCTCACAAGCGCAACGCACTCAAGTTGCGGAGAGAAGGAAAGACTGCAGAAGCAGATGCAGAATTCGAGCTGGCCAAGGAGCTAGAGAGCCAACTGGAAGAGTCAGACAACCAAGGTTCAAGCTCTGGAGGTGAACCAAATGATGCGGTcgtggagaatcttcttgatcCTCAGATCATGTCCGCTCTAAAATCCATTGGTTGGAGCGACATGGATTTATCCATGCAGTCCTCGAGTTCGCAACCTCTGAAACCCGCACAATCTTCTATGGCACAACCTCCAAAGAAATTGGAAGCAAAGAAAGCGGCCGCTGCGACCAGCAAGCCTCAGAGTGAGAGGAGCCAGCTGGAAGAAGAGATCAAGGCTGAGAAACTGAAGGCGCTCAACTTGAAGCGGGAAGGGAAGCAGGCGGAGGCCCTGGAGGCCCTTCGCTCGGCAAAGCGActggagaagaagttggccTCACTTGGCTAA
- the LOC101755448 gene encoding protein FLUORESCENT IN BLUE LIGHT, chloroplastic, translating into MQAAVGHRAANVGFPSRSRLRGGFLLPGRARFFSEGAEAAPLRVESLPQPRTHGGGDFVHLKAVDGEAQRLPRALRGILLDHQKMACTDLLKAALLSTPLFAVPLEALAETCQPPNSFANMPIFIAVALIGAAVGGLLARRRKEELKRLNNQLRQINTALRRQAQIESFAPGLTYAPVKRTTETDVVVDPRKQQLVSNLRNGKNYMRNQDLDKAVVEFRTALELAESIGDRFEEKKAARGLGASLQRQGKYREAMRQYGKVLELSKETGEDSGCTEAYGAIADCYAELGDLERAAKVYDKYISRLQPGE; encoded by the exons ATGCAGGCGGCAGTCGGCCACCGCGCCGCCAACGTGGGCTTCCCTTCACGCTCGCGCTTGCGGGGTGGCTTCCTTctccccggccgcgcccgcttcTTCTCTG aaggcgcggaggcggcgccactcCGCGTCGAATCCCTGCCCCAGCCACGGacccatggcggcggcgattTCGTGCACCTCAAGGCCGTGGATGGGGAGGCACAGCGGCTGCCGCGCGCCCTCCGGGGAATCCTTCTCGATCATCAG AAAATGGCTTGCACCGACCTTCTGAAAGCTGCTCTACTTTCGACCCCATTATTTGCTGTACCACTTGAGGCGTTAGCCGAGACGTGCCAACCACCTAATTCTTTTGCCAATATGCCAATTTTCATTGCTGTGGCTCTAATTGGAGCTGCTGTTGGTG GATTGTTAGCACGCCGAAGAAAGGAAGAATTGAAGCGGCTGAATAATCAACTTCGCCAGATCAATACAGCACTTAGAAGGCAGGCACAGATTGAATCATTTGCACCTGGCCTTACTTATGCGCCTGTTAAGAGAACAACAGAAACTGATGTTGTTGTTGACCCAAGGAAGCAGCAGTTGGTCTCAAACCTGAGAAATGGGAAGAATTACATGAGGAATCAAGATCTTGATAAGGCAGTGGTAGAGTTCAGGACAGCTCTGGAGCTTGCAGAGAGCATAGGAGATCGTTTTGAGGAAAAGAAAGCTGCACGGGGACTAG GTGCATCACTGCAAAGGCAGGGGAAATACAGAGAAGCGATGAGGCAGTACGGCAAGGTCCTGGAGCTGTCCAAGGAGACGGGCGAGGACTCCGGCTGCACGGAGGCGTACGGCGCCATAGCCGACTGCTACGCGGAGCTGGGCGACCTGGAGCGGGCGGCGAAGGTGTATGACAAGTACATATCGCGGCTGCAGCCAGGCGAGTAA